Proteins co-encoded in one Erinaceus europaeus chromosome X, mEriEur2.1, whole genome shotgun sequence genomic window:
- the UTP14A gene encoding U3 small nucleolar RNA-associated protein 14 homolog A: protein MSATRASKSLLALSQQEELEDLPKEDDDDPLNTSEDEGNSDGERKHQKFLEAIVSLDGKNRRKLAERSEASLKVSEFNVSSEGSGEKLVLSDLLGPGKASSSLSSVKKQLNRVKAKKTVELPLHKEEIARIHREVAFNKTSQTLSKWDPIVVKNRQAEQLVFPLNKEPAAFAPIEHTLSGWKARTPLEQEVFNLLNKNKQPVTDPLLTPMEKASLKAMSLEEAKMRRAELQRARALQSYYEAKARREKKIKSKKYHKVLKKEKAKKTLKDFEVLQKVDPAAALEELEKIETARMMERMSLKHQNSGKWAKSKAIMAKYDLEARQAMQEQLAKNKELTQKLQATSESEEEKGNSEEEGEVLVPDVVNEIQMNGDGPNPWMLRSRPSDTRKIEVQKEPEHLPEPVANEASESEEEERPVAGEEETLLKEFEERRQLRKKSELSQDAEPANIRETKDSSSQEMLSELKSLSQKLSRADQQPRKQKVRSVGPGPQGQREEPAEEEEEPMLFQRPERVQTIEEVEELGRDESLQPMELPSHVPEGQPLERNTSDQPSTPKGKKRKEPMIDLQSLLTAKSSSVKSLAIPTAVQEDEEERAQKQMINEAFAGDDVIQEFLKEKRVAVEASKPKAVDLTLPGWGEWGGVGLKPSARKRRRFLIRAPKGPPRKDRSLPNVIINEERNIHAAAHQVQVLPYPFTHHHQYERTIQTPIGSTWNTQRAFQKLTTPKVVTKPGHIIKPIKAEDVGYRSSSRSDLSVVQRNPPKRLTSHHKEQLKKNSAH, encoded by the exons ATGAGCGCGACTCGGGCTTCAAAGAG CCTTCTGGCTTTAAGCCAGCAGGAAGAACTAGAGGATCTGCCAAAAGAAGATGACGATGACCCTTTGAACACCAGTGAAGATGAG GGAAAcagtgatggagagagaaagcaccaaAAGTTCCTGGAAGCAATTGTTTCCCTGGATGGAAAGAACAG GCGGAAATTGGCAGAGAGATCTGAGGCGAGCCTCAAGGTGTCAGAGTTCAATGTCAGTTCTGAAG GGTCAGGGGAAAAGCTAGTCCTTTCAGACTTGCTTGGGCCTGGTAAAGCATCATCCTCATTGTCCAGTGTGAAAAAGCAACTGAATAGAGTCAAAGCAAAGAAGACTGTGGAGTTACCCCTTCACAAGGAAGAAATTGCCCGG ATCCACCGAGAAGTGGCATTCAATAAGACCTCACAAACCCTCTCCAAATGGGATCCCATTGTGGTGAAGAACCGCCAAGCAGAGCAGCTGGTTTTTCCCTTGAACAAGGAGCCAGCAGCCTTTGCTCCCATTGAACACACACTCAGCGGCTGGAAG GCAAGAACTCCCTTGGAGCAGGAAGTGTTTAACCTCCTCAATAAGAACAAGCAGCCAGTAACAGACCCTTTACTGACTCCCATGGAGAAGGCCTCTCTCAAAGCCATGAGCCTGGAAGAG GCTAAGATGCGAAGAGCAGAGCTTCAGAGAGCCCGGGCCCTGCAGTCCTACTATGAGGCCAAAGCtcgaagagagaaaaaaatcaaaagcaaaaa GTATCACAAAGTACTGAAGAAAGAGAAGGCCAAGAAGACCCTGAAAGACTTTGAGGTACTGCAGAAGGTTGATCCTGCAGCAGCCTTGGAAGAACTGGAAAAAATCGAGACAGCCAGGATGATG GAGCGAATGAGCCTCAAGCACCAGAACAGTGGGAAGTGGGCAAAGTCAAAGGCAATTATGGCCAAATACGACCTGGAG GCCCGCCAGGCCATGCAGGAACAGTTGGCCAAGAACAAAGAACTGACACAGAAACTCCAGGCAACCtcagagagtgaggaagagaaaggcaACTCAGAGGAAGAGGGTGAAGTCCTTGTCCCCGATGTAGTGAATGAGATCCAGATGAATGGAGACGGTCCGAACCCCTGGATGCTCAGGAGTCGCCCCAGTGACACAAGAAAGATTGAAGTCCAGAAGGAACCCGAACACCTTCCAGAGCCTGTGGCCAATGAGGCTTCAGAAagtgaggaagaagaaagaccAGTGGCAGGGGAAGAAGAAACCTTGTTGAAAGAATTTGAGGAAAGGCGACAGCTTAGGAAGAAGTCCGAGCTCAGCCAGGACGCTGAGCCTGCAAACATTCGAGAAACAAAAG attctAGCAGCCAGGAGATGCTGTCCGAATTGAAGTCACTGTCTCAGAAACTCAGCAGGGCAGACCAGCAGCCCAGAAAGCAGAAAGTGAGGTCAGTGGGGCCAGGTCCCCAGGGCCAGAGAGAGGAGCCtgctgaggaagaggaagagcccATGTTGTTCCAGCGGCCAGAGAGAGTGCAGACTATTGAAGAAGTTGAAGAACTGGGCAGAGATGAATCTCTTCAGCCTATGGAACTTCCTAGCCATGTGCCAGAAGGGCAGCCATTAGAAAGGAACACAAGTGATCAGCCCAGTACCCCcaaggggaagaaaaggaaggagccaATGATCGATCTGCAGAGCCTCCTAACCGCAAAATCTTCTTCTGTGAAGTCTTTGGCAATTCCCACAGCAGTACAG gaagatgaagaagagagAGCTCAAAAGCAGATGATAAATGAAGCTTTTGCTGGAGATGATGTCATCCAAGAATTCCTGAAAGAGAAGAGGGTAGCCGTGGAAGCAAGTAAGCCAAAGGCCGTGGACCTGACTCTGCCTGGTTGGGGCGAGTGGGGCGGTGTGGGCCTAAAGCCCAGCGCCAGGAAGAGACGCCG GTTTCTCATTAGGGCCCCTAAGGGCCCTCCACGGAAAGACAGGAGTTTGCCAAACGTGATCATCAACGAGGAGCGAAACATCCATGCGGCAGCTCATCAG GTTCAGGTGCTTCCGTATCCATtcacccaccaccaccaatatGAAAGAACCATTCAGACCCCTATAGGATCCACCTGGAACACCCAGAGAGCTTTCCAAAAGCTGACTACACCCAAGGTCGTAACCAAGCCAGGCCATATCATCAAGCCTATAAAAGCTGAGGATGTGGGCTACCGGTCTTCCTCAAGGTCTGACCTCTCCGTCGTGCAGAGGAATCCACCAAAACGTCTCACTTCACATCACAAAGAACAGCTGAAGAAGAACTCTGCCCATTGA